From one Mobula hypostoma chromosome 28, sMobHyp1.1, whole genome shotgun sequence genomic stretch:
- the renbp gene encoding N-acylglucosamine 2-epimerase, with product MSQEELKGFRDKIRKELDRTVDFWLKFSHDREFGGFFTCLSRDGSVYDELKYIWLQGRQVWTYCRLYRKVPRFRRQELLDAATAGGEFLMRHSAAFGEGQKRAFCVSRDGRAVKVQRTIFSECFYVLAMDELWRVTGQDRYQREALSMMDQVCHWVRVDPAGLGRPHLPGAPDTSSLAVPMMLLCLVEQLEEDVSESEQKYREVGDWSVRKILQHLQRDGTAVLETVSSEGKELPGSQGRLLNPGHVLEAGWFLLRWAEATGSQELMATALERFLVGPFCLGWDQQHGGLFSFLDVNGLPPTQLEWDMKLWWPHTEALVALLFGYQLSRDPRLLDFFRQVFDYSFNHFPDQEHGEWYGYLNRRGEVTHTFKGGPFKGCFHLPRGLYLCETILDSLLAEGSMS from the exons GGGCTTTTTCACGTGTCTGAGTCGCGATGGTTCTGTCTACGATGAATTAAAATATATCTGGCTGCAGGGAAGACAG GTCTGGACTTACTGCCGGCTTTACCGGAAAGTTCCTCGCTTTCGCCGACAGGAATTGCTGGATGCAGCGACAGCTG GCGGGGAGTTCCTCATGCGCCACTCGGCGGCCTTTGGTGAGGGCCAGAAGCGGGCTTTCTGTGTCAGCCGGGACGGAAGAGCGGTCAAGGTCCAGCGAACCATCTTCAGTGAGTGTTTCTACGTGCTGGCTATGGACGAGCTGTGGAGGGTCACCGGGCAGGACCGATACCAG AGGGAGGCGCTGTCGATGATGGACCAGGTGTGTCACTGGGTTCGGGTGGACCCGGCTGGGCTGGGCCGCCCCCATCTGCCGGGGGCCCCGGACACCAGCTCACTGGCGGTGCCCATGATGTTGCTGTGCCTCGTCGAGCAGCTCGAGGAGGACGTGTCGGAGAGCGAGCAGAAGTACCGGGAGGTTGGCGATTGGAGCGTGCGGAAAATCCTCCAACACCTGCAG AGGGACGGAACGGCTGTGCTGGAGACTGTGTCCTCCGAAGGGAAGGAGCTCCCGGGGAGCCAGGGCAGGCTCCTGAACCCAG GCCACGTGCTGGAGGCCGGCTGGTTTCTCCTGCGATGGGCGGAGGCAACGGGCTCGCAGGAGCTGATGGCGACGGCGCTGGAGAGGTTCCTGGTCGGACCATTCTGCTTGGGCTGGGACCAACAGCACGGGGGGCTGTTCTCCTTCCTCGACGTGAATGGGCTCCCCCCTACCCAG ctTGAATGGGACATGAAACTCTGGTGGCCCCACACCGAGGCGCTGGTGGCCCTCCTGTTCGGTTACCAGCTGAGCCGCGACCCCCGGCTCCTCGACTTCTTCCGCCAGGTCTTCGACTACAGCTTCAATCAC TTTCCGGATCAGGAGCACGGAGAATGGTACGGCTACCTGAACCGGCGCGGGGAGGTCACCCACACCTTCAAGGGAGGACCTTTCAAAG GGTGCTTCCATCTGCCCCGCGGCCTCTACCTGTGCGAGACCATTCTGGACTCTCTGCTGGCAGAGGGTTCGATGTCCTGA